Proteins from one Amycolatopsis benzoatilytica AK 16/65 genomic window:
- the glmU gene encoding bifunctional UDP-N-acetylglucosamine diphosphorylase/glucosamine-1-phosphate N-acetyltransferase GlmU: MSGPLSTLILAAGEGTRMRSSTPKVLHPIAGRSLVEHAVRAAAGLGPQHLVVVVGHARDAVRAELGRVGEALGREVRTAVQEEQKGTGHAVSCALAELPDGLAGTVLVSYGDVPLLDTETMSALLAEHAKTGNAVTVLTADVADPNGYGRIVRGEDGLVTAIVEHKDASPDQRAITEINSGVYAFDAAVLTDGLSRLSTDNAQGELYLTDVLGIAREDGKGVGALVVDDPWVTEGVNDRVQLSVLGAEYNRRIVRRWQREGVTVVDPNTTWIEAGVTLSRDVLIEPNTQLKGNTSVGEGSVVGPDTTLTDVRIGAGASVVRVHGSGSELGDGVNVGPYTFLRPGTKLGAKSKLGAFVETKNADIGTGTKVPHLTYVGDAIVGDHSNIGCSSVFVNYDGVNKHTTVVGSHVRLGADNTLVAPVRIGDGAYSGAGAVIRDDVPPGSLALSAGPQRTIEGWAVRRRPGTPAAEAAEAALAAQQQDTVVSESAAGTDGESPA, encoded by the coding sequence GTGAGCGGCCCGCTGAGCACGCTGATCCTCGCTGCGGGTGAAGGCACCCGCATGCGTTCGTCCACTCCGAAGGTATTGCACCCGATCGCCGGAAGGTCGCTGGTGGAACACGCCGTGCGCGCCGCCGCCGGCCTCGGACCGCAGCACCTGGTGGTCGTCGTCGGGCACGCCCGCGACGCCGTCCGCGCCGAACTCGGCCGCGTCGGCGAAGCGCTCGGCCGCGAGGTCCGCACCGCCGTGCAGGAGGAGCAGAAAGGCACTGGCCACGCGGTTTCCTGCGCGCTGGCCGAGCTGCCGGACGGGCTCGCCGGCACGGTCCTGGTCAGCTACGGCGACGTGCCGCTGCTGGACACCGAAACGATGAGCGCGCTGCTCGCCGAGCACGCCAAGACCGGGAACGCGGTGACCGTGCTCACCGCCGACGTCGCCGACCCGAACGGCTACGGCCGCATCGTCCGCGGCGAAGACGGCCTGGTCACCGCGATCGTGGAGCACAAGGACGCCTCGCCGGACCAGCGTGCGATCACCGAGATCAACTCCGGCGTCTACGCCTTCGACGCGGCCGTCCTCACCGACGGCCTGTCGCGGCTGTCCACTGACAACGCCCAGGGTGAGCTTTACCTCACCGACGTCCTCGGCATCGCCCGCGAGGACGGCAAGGGCGTCGGCGCGCTGGTCGTCGACGACCCGTGGGTCACCGAGGGCGTGAACGACCGGGTGCAGCTCTCGGTGCTCGGCGCCGAGTACAACCGCCGCATCGTGCGCCGCTGGCAGCGCGAAGGCGTCACGGTGGTCGACCCGAACACCACCTGGATCGAAGCGGGCGTCACGCTCTCGCGCGACGTGCTGATCGAGCCGAACACCCAGCTCAAGGGAAACACCTCGGTCGGCGAGGGTTCCGTGGTGGGCCCGGACACGACGCTGACCGACGTGCGGATCGGAGCCGGCGCTTCGGTGGTCCGGGTGCACGGTTCGGGCTCGGAGCTGGGCGACGGCGTCAACGTCGGCCCGTACACGTTCCTGCGCCCGGGCACCAAGCTCGGCGCGAAGAGCAAACTGGGCGCGTTCGTCGAGACGAAGAACGCGGACATCGGCACCGGCACGAAGGTGCCGCATCTCACCTACGTCGGTGACGCGATCGTCGGCGACCACAGCAACATCGGCTGCTCCAGCGTGTTCGTGAACTACGACGGAGTGAACAAGCACACCACCGTCGTCGGCTCGCACGTCCGGCTTGGGGCGGACAACACGCTGGTCGCGCCGGTGCGGATCGGGGACGGCGCTTACAGTGGTGCGGGTGCGGTGATCCGCGACGACGTCCCGCCGGGTTCCTTGGCGCTGTCGGCCGGGCCTCAGCGCACCATCGAAGGCTGGGCGGTCCGGCGCAGGCCGGGCACGCCCGCGGCGGAGGCGGCGGAAGCCGCGCTCGCCGCCCAGCAGCAGGACACCGTTGTGTCCGAGTCAGCAGCAGGAACCGACGGGGAGTCGCCAGCATGA
- a CDS encoding acyl-CoA desaturase encodes MTATLDRSQSAGDPPKGPKPIIQGQRSVGVQTSVYLGVLLPIVALLVAVPFAWGWGLTWLDVALFVVFYGISGLGITVSYHRYFTHGSFKAKPWLRVVMAIAGSIALQGPVITWVADHRRHHAFSDRDGDPHSPWAYGTSPTAIAKGFWHAHMGWLFERDQSNQARFAPDLVKDKAIRKVDDLFWLWSLVSLFLPALLGGLLSWSLWGAVTAFFWAGLVRVCVLHHVTWSVNSICHMIGERPFTARDRSANFWPLAIFSFGESWHNLHHADPTSARHGVKRGQIDMSARLIWIFEKFGWVHDVRWPTPQRLARIAAGGE; translated from the coding sequence ATGACGGCCACCCTCGACCGTTCACAGTCGGCCGGAGACCCGCCGAAGGGCCCGAAGCCGATCATTCAGGGACAACGTTCGGTCGGGGTCCAGACATCGGTTTATCTGGGCGTGCTGCTGCCGATCGTCGCGTTGCTGGTCGCGGTCCCGTTCGCCTGGGGCTGGGGGCTGACCTGGCTGGACGTCGCGCTGTTCGTCGTCTTCTACGGCATCAGCGGGCTCGGCATCACGGTGTCCTACCACCGGTATTTCACGCACGGCTCGTTCAAGGCGAAGCCGTGGCTGCGCGTCGTGATGGCGATCGCGGGCAGCATCGCGCTGCAGGGCCCGGTGATCACCTGGGTGGCCGACCACCGGCGGCACCACGCGTTCTCCGACCGCGACGGCGACCCGCACTCCCCGTGGGCCTACGGCACGTCTCCGACGGCGATCGCGAAGGGCTTCTGGCACGCGCACATGGGCTGGCTGTTCGAGCGCGACCAGAGCAACCAGGCCCGCTTCGCGCCGGACTTGGTTAAGGACAAGGCGATCCGCAAGGTCGACGACCTGTTCTGGCTGTGGTCCCTGGTGAGCCTGTTCCTGCCGGCGCTGCTGGGCGGTCTGCTCTCGTGGTCGCTGTGGGGCGCGGTGACCGCGTTCTTCTGGGCGGGCCTGGTGCGCGTGTGCGTGCTGCACCACGTCACGTGGTCGGTGAACTCGATCTGCCACATGATCGGCGAGCGCCCGTTCACCGCCCGCGACCGTTCGGCGAACTTCTGGCCGCTGGCGATCTTCTCCTTCGGCGAGTCCTGGCACAACCTCCACCACGCCGACCCGACGTCCGCGCGGCACGGCGTAAAGCGCGGCCAGATCGACATGTCGGCGCGGCTGATCTGGATCTTCGAGAAGTTCGGCTGGGTGCACGACGTCCGCTGGCCGACTCCGCAGCGGCTGGCCCGGATCGCCGCCGGCGGCGAGTGA
- a CDS encoding sensor histidine kinase, translating into MRQFVTWVRGQRWLLDLPLYAVFLSLGPNIADQRTWPIAMIPMAFLLPLLVRRRYPRTVALLILIGVTISYTNELWAHDRGRGDLAMAVVLYTLVKAGDRSFIAVSIAIAGLDALWGFTWGVNTLNPTLTIFGALPLYLAAWALGAFFRAREQLAEEERLRTELTASEERARGRAAVAEERTHIARELHDVLAHSMSVIVLNAEGAKLAKQHDPAAVDRALGTIATTGRAALGELRRMLEVMHAGEAARAPQPTLEQLRTLVAQAGREVTLDVTGDIASLPAGVALQAYRIVQEALTNMLKHAPPDATGQVRVELADPEVRVEIVNSGGRQPVAAGLPGSGRGLTGMAQRVELYHGLLETGALPDGGYRVAATLRTDAA; encoded by the coding sequence ATGCGGCAGTTTGTCACCTGGGTACGCGGGCAGCGATGGTTGCTGGACCTGCCGCTGTACGCCGTCTTCCTCAGCCTCGGCCCCAACATCGCCGACCAGCGGACCTGGCCGATCGCAATGATCCCGATGGCGTTCCTGCTGCCGCTCCTGGTGCGTCGCCGCTACCCGCGCACCGTCGCATTGCTGATTCTCATCGGCGTGACAATCAGCTACACCAACGAGCTGTGGGCACACGACCGCGGCCGTGGCGATCTCGCGATGGCCGTCGTCCTGTACACGCTCGTCAAGGCAGGCGATCGATCGTTCATCGCCGTATCGATAGCTATCGCCGGTCTGGACGCACTGTGGGGGTTCACCTGGGGCGTCAACACGCTGAACCCGACGCTCACCATCTTCGGCGCGTTGCCGCTGTACCTCGCCGCGTGGGCGCTAGGCGCGTTCTTCCGTGCTAGGGAACAGCTTGCCGAGGAAGAACGGCTGAGAACCGAGCTAACTGCGTCCGAAGAACGAGCCCGCGGTCGCGCTGCTGTCGCAGAAGAACGCACGCACATCGCGCGCGAGCTTCACGACGTACTCGCGCACAGCATGAGCGTGATCGTGCTGAACGCCGAAGGCGCGAAACTCGCGAAGCAGCATGATCCGGCAGCAGTTGACAGAGCGCTCGGCACCATCGCGACAACTGGACGCGCCGCGCTCGGCGAGCTGCGCCGAATGCTGGAAGTAATGCATGCGGGCGAAGCCGCACGCGCTCCGCAGCCGACGCTCGAGCAGTTGCGCACGCTCGTCGCCCAAGCCGGCCGCGAAGTCACGCTCGACGTGACCGGCGACATCGCCAGCCTGCCCGCCGGTGTCGCGTTGCAGGCTTACCGCATCGTCCAGGAAGCGCTGACCAACATGCTGAAACACGCACCTCCCGACGCGACCGGTCAGGTCCGGGTCGAGCTCGCCGACCCGGAAGTCCGCGTCGAAATCGTCAATTCCGGCGGACGGCAACCGGTGGCGGCCGGCCTGCCCGGGTCCGGTCGCGGGCTCACCGGGATGGCCCAGCGGGTCGAGCTCTACCACGGCCTCCTCGAAACCGGGGCGCTCCCGGACGGCGGCTACCGGGTCGCGGCGACGCTCCGGACGGACGCCGCATGA
- a CDS encoding NUDIX hydrolase, with amino-acid sequence MSTIDKVAWLRVVDGKLLAARSAGKDTWYLPGGKREEGETDVETLVREIAEELSVRLDAASARPAGVWEAQAHGRADGVVVRMTCYTADYAGELKPSSEIESFGWLTHEDRDRVSATVQLILDDLHARGELN; translated from the coding sequence ATGTCCACCATCGACAAAGTCGCCTGGCTGCGCGTGGTCGACGGCAAGCTGCTCGCAGCGCGCTCAGCGGGCAAGGACACCTGGTACCTGCCCGGAGGGAAGCGCGAAGAGGGCGAGACCGACGTCGAGACATTGGTCCGGGAAATCGCCGAGGAACTGAGCGTCCGGCTGGACGCTGCCTCCGCGCGGCCAGCCGGCGTGTGGGAAGCGCAGGCACACGGCCGCGCGGACGGCGTCGTGGTGCGGATGACCTGCTACACCGCGGATTACGCCGGAGAGCTGAAGCCGAGCAGCGAAATCGAGTCGTTCGGCTGGCTCACCCACGAAGACCGGGACCGCGTTTCGGCGACTGTCCAGCTGATCCTCGACGACCTGCACGCCCGCGGCGAGCTGAACTAG
- a CDS encoding GGDEF domain-containing protein: protein MSDAWLVGRARELIAAVQRQEYDNQLEIVKIMDELLEETLRRGEPTLVAQLLRASAFARLVTRGLAAEAEPRLDEMLAHTRRHGLSLLRADAHALRGRRLVLAAQEDAALTEIARALAILDDSTIPDRQVGVRNWNRMQSMALIDCWIVLNQLGVYEAAEEVIGRAHQAIRESASPHEITLQLMNRVKMLLGWGLRLERIEQYDESAEKFRTAASMAVAAEGPFAESLFPRKIGVSAVDQVGVLAAALALHNPAAEHVERLQGMHLGHHYPHEQELVAIALARCLDEAGQRTDALRVLREVRDVLAKDVSQPSMRLTLSRELARLDPEAASQSLIDYATALETEMWALRESQIATLNARREHERLSAEHGAITQQALQDPLTGLPNRRALDERLRALASSADAQPLAVALVDLDGFKGVNDKQSHAEGDNVLRVVASTLRDALRGDDVVARYGGDEFIVLLPGAPASAAKMALGRAAKSVATLPHHLSHGVTLSIGLVSLRPQERAEQVLARADAAMYEAKRGGGNQVASANSMAGDGAGGWTGETAPTDPAWSAEDPT, encoded by the coding sequence ATGTCGGACGCGTGGCTGGTCGGGCGCGCGCGGGAACTCATCGCGGCTGTTCAGCGGCAGGAATACGACAACCAGCTCGAGATCGTCAAGATCATGGACGAGCTGCTGGAGGAGACTCTCCGCCGCGGGGAACCGACGCTCGTCGCGCAGCTGTTGCGCGCCTCCGCGTTCGCCCGGCTCGTCACCCGCGGGCTCGCCGCCGAAGCGGAACCCCGGCTGGACGAGATGCTCGCGCACACCCGCCGGCACGGACTCTCGCTGTTGCGCGCGGACGCGCACGCCCTGCGCGGCCGTCGGCTCGTGCTCGCCGCGCAGGAAGACGCCGCGCTCACCGAAATCGCCCGCGCGCTCGCGATCCTCGACGACTCCACCATCCCGGACCGCCAGGTCGGCGTGCGGAACTGGAACCGGATGCAGTCGATGGCGCTCATCGACTGCTGGATCGTGCTCAACCAGCTCGGCGTCTACGAGGCCGCCGAAGAGGTGATCGGCCGAGCGCACCAGGCGATCCGGGAAAGCGCGAGCCCGCACGAGATCACCCTGCAGCTGATGAACCGGGTCAAGATGCTGCTCGGCTGGGGGCTGCGGCTGGAGCGGATCGAGCAGTACGACGAATCGGCGGAGAAGTTCCGCACCGCCGCGTCGATGGCGGTGGCCGCGGAAGGCCCGTTCGCGGAATCGCTTTTCCCGCGCAAGATCGGGGTGTCCGCGGTCGACCAGGTCGGCGTGCTCGCCGCCGCGCTCGCGTTGCACAACCCCGCCGCGGAGCACGTGGAACGCCTGCAGGGCATGCATCTCGGCCACCACTACCCGCACGAGCAGGAGCTGGTCGCGATCGCGCTGGCCCGCTGCCTGGACGAAGCCGGCCAGCGCACCGACGCGCTGCGCGTGCTGCGCGAGGTCCGCGACGTGCTGGCCAAAGACGTCTCTCAGCCGTCCATGCGGCTCACCCTTTCCCGCGAGCTCGCCCGGCTCGACCCGGAAGCCGCCAGCCAGTCGCTGATCGACTACGCGACCGCGCTGGAAACCGAGATGTGGGCGTTGCGCGAATCACAGATCGCCACGCTGAACGCGCGCCGCGAGCACGAACGGCTTTCCGCCGAGCACGGCGCGATCACCCAGCAGGCGTTGCAGGACCCGCTCACCGGTCTGCCGAACCGCCGCGCGCTGGACGAGCGCTTGCGCGCGCTCGCCTCGTCGGCGGACGCGCAGCCGCTCGCTGTCGCGCTGGTCGACCTCGACGGGTTCAAGGGCGTCAACGACAAGCAGTCGCACGCCGAGGGCGACAACGTTTTGCGTGTTGTCGCAAGCACTCTGCGCGACGCTCTGCGCGGCGACGACGTCGTGGCACGCTACGGCGGCGACGAGTTCATCGTGCTGTTGCCCGGAGCGCCCGCGTCGGCGGCGAAGATGGCGCTCGGCCGCGCCGCGAAATCCGTCGCGACACTGCCGCACCACCTTTCGCACGGCGTCACGCTGTCCATCGGTTTGGTGTCGCTGCGTCCGCAAGAACGCGCCGAACAGGTGCTCGCGCGCGCAGATGCGGCGATGTACGAGGCGAAACGCGGCGGCGGCAACCAGGTCGCGTCCGCGAACTCGATGGCGGGCGACGGGGCAGGCGGCTGGACTGGGGAAACCGCGCCGACCGACCCCGCGTGGAGCGCTGAGGACCCCACGTAG
- a CDS encoding PQQ-dependent sugar dehydrogenase codes for MRLAVVLASALAFGLAGCTAATPAPAPAPTGSPPGRFVVREVAHGLEHGWDVAFLPDGALLVPQRPGKLALIRGGQATEVRADFSDVLVQGEGGLMGLVLAADFAISREFTTCQTHQENGQAIDIRLVTWRLADDDKSATKVRNLLTGLPVNPSGRHSGCRPTLAPDGALLVGTGDTARAPVAQDRHSLGGKVLRINAKTGEPFPGNPFLTSTDPNERRIYTYGHRNVQGVAIRPGTGQVVIAEHGPSFDDEVNLLRAGGNYGWDPSKGGTETSYDESVPMTDTDRFPDAVRPLWTTGKITEAISGDAFLTGRQWGANEGALAVVALKGQKLLLLHLDASAKVTGVTLPPEFNDKFGRLRAVRSGPDGSLYVTTSNGTNDKLLQVTPG; via the coding sequence ATGCGTCTGGCCGTCGTGCTCGCCTCGGCCCTGGCTTTCGGGCTGGCGGGCTGCACCGCAGCGACCCCCGCGCCGGCTCCGGCACCGACCGGGTCGCCACCGGGCCGGTTCGTCGTGCGGGAAGTCGCGCACGGCCTCGAACACGGCTGGGACGTCGCGTTCCTGCCGGACGGAGCACTGCTGGTGCCGCAGCGCCCTGGCAAGCTCGCGCTGATCCGCGGCGGCCAGGCCACCGAGGTGCGCGCCGATTTCTCCGACGTGCTCGTGCAGGGAGAAGGCGGGCTGATGGGCCTCGTGCTGGCCGCCGACTTCGCGATCTCCCGCGAGTTCACCACCTGCCAGACGCATCAGGAAAACGGCCAGGCGATCGACATCCGGCTCGTCACCTGGCGGCTCGCCGACGATGACAAGAGCGCGACCAAGGTGCGGAACCTGCTCACTGGCCTGCCGGTGAATCCGAGCGGGCGGCATTCCGGCTGCCGCCCGACGCTCGCTCCTGATGGCGCGCTGCTGGTCGGCACCGGCGACACCGCGCGCGCCCCGGTGGCGCAGGACCGGCACAGCCTCGGCGGCAAGGTGCTGCGGATCAACGCGAAGACCGGGGAACCGTTTCCTGGCAACCCGTTCTTGACGTCCACGGACCCGAACGAGCGGCGGATCTACACCTACGGGCACCGCAACGTGCAGGGCGTGGCGATTCGGCCAGGCACCGGGCAGGTGGTCATCGCCGAGCACGGACCGTCGTTCGACGACGAGGTGAACCTCCTGCGCGCAGGCGGCAATTACGGCTGGGACCCGTCCAAGGGCGGCACCGAGACCAGCTATGACGAGAGCGTGCCGATGACCGACACCGACCGGTTCCCGGACGCTGTCCGTCCACTATGGACGACCGGCAAGATCACCGAGGCGATCAGCGGCGACGCGTTCCTCACCGGCAGGCAATGGGGTGCCAACGAGGGCGCGCTGGCCGTGGTGGCATTGAAGGGGCAGAAGCTTTTGCTGCTGCATCTCGACGCCTCGGCGAAGGTCACCGGCGTCACCTTGCCGCCGGAATTCAACGACAAGTTCGGCCGGCTGCGCGCCGTCCGCAGCGGACCGGACGGCTCGCTCTACGTGACAACTTCCAACGGCACGAACGACAAACTGCTCCAGGTCACGCCCGGCTGA
- a CDS encoding TetR/AcrR family transcriptional regulator, which translates to MTGSERRQQLLNVARALFAEKGFDGTSVEEIAARANVSKPVVYEHFGGKEGIYAVVVDRETQLLLDRMVSTLHGGHPRVMLEQAAIALLSYVEDSHDGFRILVRDSPVASSTGTFSTVLNDIASQVEHILAQQFAARGYEEKLSALYAQALVGMVALTGQWWLDARKPKRDEVAAHLVNLAWNGLSHLENKPRLLG; encoded by the coding sequence ATGACTGGCAGCGAGCGCAGGCAACAGTTGCTCAACGTGGCGCGCGCCCTGTTTGCCGAGAAGGGCTTCGACGGCACTTCGGTCGAGGAGATCGCTGCTCGCGCGAACGTGTCCAAGCCGGTCGTTTACGAGCACTTCGGCGGCAAGGAAGGCATCTACGCGGTCGTCGTCGACCGGGAAACGCAGCTGCTGCTCGACCGGATGGTGTCCACTCTGCACGGCGGGCACCCGCGCGTCATGCTCGAACAGGCCGCGATCGCGTTGCTCAGCTACGTCGAGGATTCCCACGACGGGTTCCGCATCCTCGTCCGCGATTCGCCGGTCGCCAGTTCCACCGGCACTTTCTCGACCGTTCTCAACGACATCGCCAGCCAGGTCGAGCACATCCTCGCCCAGCAGTTCGCCGCGCGCGGGTACGAAGAGAAACTGTCCGCGCTCTACGCGCAGGCGCTCGTCGGCATGGTCGCTCTCACCGGCCAATGGTGGCTTGACGCGCGCAAGCCCAAGCGCGACGAAGTCGCGGCGCACCTGGTGAATCTTGCCTGGAACGGACTGTCCCACCTGGAAAACAAGCCGCGCCTGCTCGGTTGA
- a CDS encoding DedA family protein, which translates to MDSLLQPLLNAPAPLVYCVCALVVLAETALLPGIVLPTLSTLLLMGFLVQRGTLQLCWALAVCVAAAVAGDQLAYWEGRLWGPRLRRSRLGQRIGDEKWNKAEATVARYGVPAVVLGRCLAGVRTLVPRVAGSAGLSYRRFFVGSVCAAMLWAGVELTVGQLTGWVAP; encoded by the coding sequence ATGGACAGCCTGCTTCAGCCGCTTCTTAACGCGCCCGCTCCGCTCGTCTACTGCGTCTGCGCGCTGGTGGTGCTGGCCGAAACGGCGCTGCTGCCCGGCATTGTGCTGCCGACGCTATCCACCTTGCTGCTCATGGGGTTCCTTGTGCAGCGAGGGACTCTGCAGCTGTGCTGGGCGCTTGCCGTGTGCGTAGCGGCAGCGGTGGCCGGCGATCAGCTTGCGTACTGGGAAGGTCGACTGTGGGGACCGCGGCTGCGACGGTCTCGGCTCGGCCAACGCATCGGCGACGAGAAGTGGAACAAGGCCGAAGCGACCGTCGCGCGCTATGGCGTGCCCGCAGTCGTTCTCGGCCGCTGCCTTGCCGGTGTACGCACTCTCGTGCCGCGCGTCGCCGGTTCCGCTGGGCTGTCGTATCGACGCTTCTTCGTGGGCAGTGTTTGTGCGGCGATGCTGTGGGCCGGCGTGGAGCTGACCGTTGGCCAGCTCACCGGTTGGGTCGCGCCTTAA
- a CDS encoding SDR family NAD(P)-dependent oxidoreductase, translating into MRMSREVVVTGGSTGIGYAIAAAFAKAGERVTITGRREGPLIEAATLLGARALSFDASDPAAVEAARAELPARVDVLVNNAGGNTDFLREDRSDLAALDAAWTANFRANLFTAALVTSALADRLADHGRIVTIGSIAAHGSGGSYGWAKAAVQVWNIDTARRFGPRGITSNIVAPGLIVDTEFFHGKLTAQRRERLIENTMTKRAGRPDDVAEAVRFLASPEAGHITGQVVPVNGGAQIG; encoded by the coding sequence ATTCGGATGAGTCGGGAAGTAGTAGTTACCGGAGGAAGCACCGGAATCGGGTACGCGATCGCGGCGGCGTTCGCGAAGGCGGGGGAGCGCGTCACGATCACCGGGCGGCGGGAGGGCCCGCTGATCGAGGCGGCGACCCTGCTGGGTGCGCGTGCGCTGAGCTTCGACGCGAGCGATCCGGCGGCGGTCGAGGCGGCCCGCGCGGAGCTGCCCGCGCGGGTCGACGTGCTGGTCAACAACGCCGGCGGCAATACCGATTTCCTGCGGGAAGACCGGTCCGACCTGGCGGCCCTCGACGCGGCTTGGACCGCCAACTTCCGGGCCAACCTGTTCACCGCCGCGCTGGTCACCTCGGCGCTGGCGGACCGGCTGGCCGACCACGGGCGAATCGTCACGATCGGCTCGATCGCGGCGCACGGCAGCGGCGGCTCCTACGGCTGGGCGAAGGCCGCGGTCCAGGTGTGGAACATCGATACCGCCCGGCGATTCGGGCCGCGCGGGATCACGTCGAACATCGTGGCGCCGGGGCTGATCGTGGACACCGAATTCTTTCACGGAAAGCTGACCGCGCAGCGCCGGGAACGGCTGATCGAGAACACTATGACGAAACGCGCCGGGCGGCCGGACGACGTCGCCGAGGCGGTGCGGTTCCTGGCCTCGCCGGAGGCCGGGCACATCACCGGCCAGGTGGTGCCGGTGAACGGCGGCGCGCAGATCGGCTGA
- a CDS encoding response regulator — protein sequence MTSVLICDDQELVRVGLRMIVDSQPDLDVVAEAGDGAEAVELARAQRPDLVLMDVRMPVLDGVAATARICAELPETSVLVITTFDLDEYAYSALRAGASGFLVKDAPADEMLVGIRGVLRGDAMVSPSVTKRLIDRYLGADRTPLDEQKLETLTEREKDVLGLIARGLSNAEIAAALFIGETTVKTHVGRLLSKLGLRDRVHAVVFAYESGLVRPGG from the coding sequence ATGACCTCCGTGCTGATCTGCGACGACCAGGAGCTGGTGCGGGTCGGGCTGCGGATGATCGTCGACAGCCAGCCCGACCTGGACGTGGTCGCCGAAGCGGGCGACGGCGCCGAAGCCGTCGAACTCGCCCGCGCGCAGCGGCCGGACCTCGTCCTGATGGACGTCCGGATGCCGGTCCTCGACGGCGTCGCGGCCACCGCGCGGATCTGTGCCGAACTGCCGGAAACCTCGGTCCTCGTGATCACGACGTTCGACCTGGACGAATACGCCTACTCCGCGCTGCGCGCCGGGGCCAGCGGATTCCTGGTCAAAGACGCCCCCGCGGACGAGATGCTGGTCGGGATCCGCGGCGTGCTGCGCGGCGATGCGATGGTGTCCCCGTCGGTCACGAAGCGCTTGATCGACCGCTATCTCGGCGCCGATCGGACGCCGCTGGACGAACAGAAGCTGGAGACGCTGACCGAGCGAGAGAAGGACGTGCTCGGCCTGATCGCGCGCGGCCTGTCGAACGCCGAGATCGCGGCGGCGCTGTTCATCGGCGAGACGACGGTGAAAACGCACGTCGGCCGGCTGCTGAGCAAGCTCGGCCTGCGGGACCGGGTGCACGCGGTGGTGTTCGCCTACGAGTCCGGGCTGGTTCGCCCCGGCGGCTGA
- a CDS encoding MarR family winged helix-turn-helix transcriptional regulator: MDDGTGAMEMTSSDEVDEIQRAWARERPGTPVSSIGVLTRIWHIAKLLDDDRRTTMLRLGMDASTRTLLSTLRRSGPPYRLSAGELAKRCRVSAGAISQQSARAERDGHVRRVKSTSDRRGVYVELTETGHDLIERTVGDLLEHEETLVSALSPAQREQLAGLLRVLLADLDRRARR, from the coding sequence GTGGACGACGGTACCGGCGCGATGGAAATGACGTCAAGCGACGAAGTGGACGAGATCCAGCGGGCCTGGGCGCGAGAGCGGCCGGGCACGCCGGTGTCGTCGATCGGCGTGCTCACCCGGATCTGGCACATCGCGAAACTGCTGGACGACGACCGACGGACGACCATGCTGCGGCTCGGAATGGACGCGTCCACCCGCACGCTGCTCAGCACGCTGCGCCGGTCCGGGCCGCCGTACCGGCTCAGCGCCGGCGAGCTGGCGAAACGCTGCCGAGTCAGCGCGGGCGCGATCTCCCAGCAGAGCGCCCGCGCCGAACGCGACGGCCACGTCCGGCGGGTGAAGTCCACATCGGACCGGCGAGGCGTGTACGTGGAGCTGACCGAAACCGGGCACGATCTGATCGAGCGGACCGTCGGCGATCTGCTGGAGCACGAGGAAACCTTGGTGTCCGCGCTGTCCCCGGCACAGCGCGAGCAGCTGGCCGGTCTGCTGCGCGTACTGCTCGCGGACCTGGACCGGCGGGCGCGGAGGTAG
- a CDS encoding class I SAM-dependent methyltransferase, producing MSITREFFRHPMRTGAIAASSARLGGVMTAGLGIENAHSVAELGPGTGVFTEALLRMLPRDAHFTAVEINPHLAQELRGRFPSIDIAEGSAEHVATYVTMPVDVVVSGLPWTAMPAARQTAALNALCAVLSPQGRFTTFAYAHTAWAPPARRFARLLRSRFSVVERTSVVWRNLPPAYVYRAALPVRSGLDRYGQPASAAS from the coding sequence ATGTCGATCACCAGGGAATTCTTCCGGCACCCGATGCGGACCGGTGCGATCGCCGCCAGTTCGGCGCGGCTGGGCGGTGTGATGACGGCGGGGCTGGGTATCGAGAACGCGCACAGTGTCGCGGAGCTGGGTCCAGGCACCGGCGTATTCACCGAAGCGCTGCTTAGGATGCTTCCGCGCGACGCGCACTTCACTGCGGTCGAAATCAACCCTCACCTCGCACAGGAACTGCGCGGCCGCTTTCCGTCGATAGACATCGCGGAGGGCTCCGCGGAGCACGTCGCGACGTACGTGACGATGCCGGTCGACGTCGTTGTCTCTGGTCTGCCGTGGACAGCCATGCCCGCCGCGCGTCAGACCGCCGCACTGAACGCCTTATGCGCGGTCCTTTCGCCGCAGGGCCGCTTCACCACCTTCGCGTACGCGCATACCGCCTGGGCTCCTCCGGCGCGCCGCTTCGCGCGGTTGCTGCGAAGCCGCTTCTCCGTCGTTGAGCGCACCAGCGTCGTCTGGCGAAACCTGCCTCCGGCGTACGTGTACCGCGCGGCATTGCCTGTGCGGTCGGGACTGGACCGTTATGGACAGCCTGCTTCAGCCGCTTCTTAA